The Triticum aestivum cultivar Chinese Spring chromosome 3A, IWGSC CS RefSeq v2.1, whole genome shotgun sequence genome includes a region encoding these proteins:
- the LOC123061690 gene encoding uncharacterized protein yields the protein MEKQADKAAAPADDGIHEELPASAQNGRPGSEPAAAPEVEVQLFRRGRGPVAVFRSPLGGYTQDQLEVGDILEKHGLKCVFAFDAASRARGVAIRFNPRNGRSLLPYAADSTIFLDGEPKDPLLKPITKVMLTVCAMTVVVAVLLKEGKMPEWLKGTKLGNLKFPPWVLACMVIVFMRLRKRTRDVMKKIGWSS from the exons ATGGAAAAGCAAGCCGACAAGGCCGCGGCGCCGGCCGACGACGGCATCCACGAGGAGTTGCCGGCCTCCGCCCAGAACGGGAGGCCCGGATCTGAGCCGGCGGCCGCACCCGAGGTGGAGGTGCAGCTCTTCCGGCGGGGCCGGGGGCCGGTGGCCGTGTTCCGGTCGCCCCTGGGCGGGTACACGCAGGACCAGCTGGAGGTGGGGGACATCCTGGAGAAGCACGGCCTCAAGTGCGTCTTCGCCTTCGACGCCGCCTCCCGCGCGCGCGGCGTCGCCATCCGATTCAACCCCCGCAACGGCCGCTCCCTCCTCCCCTACGCCGCCGACTCCACCATCTTCCTTGACGGCGAGCCCAAG GATCCTTTGCTGAAGCCCATCACGAAGGTGATGCTCACTGTCTGCGCCATGACAGTGGTAGTTGCGGTGTTACTGAAGGAGGGGAAGATGCCCGAGTGGCTTAAGGGAACTAAGCTGGGCAACCTGAAATTCCCACCGTGGGTGCTGGCTTGCATGGTCATTGTCTTCATGAGGCTCCGGAAGAGAACCAGGGATGTCATGAAGAAGATTGGCTGGTCCTCGTGA